The Meiothermus ruber DSM 1279 genome includes the window TCGGTTCCTGTGGTCTTGCTACACGCCTTTCCCTACAGCCCGGCCATGTGGGCAGGGCAGCTCGAGGCCGTCAAAGGGCATCCGGTTCTGAGCCCCGACATCCTGGGGTTCGAGAGCCTGGAAAGCGCAGCTGCCCACGTGCTGGTCGAGATGGACAACCTGGGCTGGCAGAAAGCGGTGTTCGTGGGGCTTTCCATGGGCGGCTACGTGATCTTTAGGCTGTGGAACCTCGAGCCCGAGCGCTTCGCGGGGATGGTGCTGGCCGACACCCGCGCCACCCCGGACACCCCTGAGGCGGCCCGTTCGCGCCTGGAGCAGGCCGAGCGCATCCGCCTGGAAGGGATGCAGTTCTTCCCGGAGGCCACCCTCAAGGGGCATCTGGGGGTTACCACCCATGCCTGCCGCCCTGAGCTGGTGGCCCGGGTGCGGCAGGCCCAGCTCGAGGCCGATCCCAGCCGGGTGGCGAGGAGCCTCGAGGCCCTGGCAGCGCGCCCCGACTCGGTGCCGCTGCTCTCCAGCATCTCGGTTCCAGCCCTGGTGCTGGTGGGCGAGGAGGATACCCTCACCCCGCCCGCCGATGCCCGGCAGATGGCCGCCCAGATTCCCGATAGCCGGATGCTGATCCTGCCCGAGGCGGGGCACCTGAGCAACCTGGAGAACCCCAAGGCCTTCAACACCGCCCTGCGGGGCTTTTTGGCCGAGCTTTACTGAGCGGGGCTGGCCTGGCTCAGGTGCAGGGCCAGGCAGTCGTCCAGGGCCAGGGGTGACCGGGTTTTGAGCCGCGTGCGCAGGGCTTCGGCGGGCCAGATTTTGCCCAGCACCCGGCCCAGTTGGGCGCGGTAGGGGGCCGGGAGGCCCGCACAGGTCTGGAGCTTTTTCCAGGCAGCCTCTTCCTGCCCCAGCCCCAGCAGCGCCTGGGTCTCCAGGCCCAGCTTCCAGCTCTGCACCCCTGGGTCTTGCAGATCGCCAATCTGCACCACCTGGGCCAGCGCCTCGGCCCACTTTTCCTGCCTTGCTAGGGTTTCGGCGTAGCCCAGGCGGGCCTGGGCCTGGAAATAGGGGTCGCTTTGCTGCAAGCAGCCCTGCATCATGGCCTCGGCCTTGGGGGCCGGCATCAGCAGGGAGAGTTTCAGGGCCACATCGATGGACAAGGCAGTGTAGCGGTCGCCGGGGAGTTTTTTGCTGAGCAGCTCTTCGCGCAGTTGGCGCAGGATTTTCAGGCTTTCGGGGGCTTTTTGACCGCCCACATAAGGTGGTAGGTAAGGCAGTCCGCTGGCTCGCACCCAGTAGGCCACGGCAATGCGGTACAGGGTGCGGCGGTGGCGGTAGTGGGCTTCCTCGGGGCGCTCGCGCACCTCGCGCAGGTAGGCCTCGGCCTCGGCCAGGAGGGCCAGGGCTTCCAGGGGGCGGCCTCGAGCCAGCTCGAGCACGCTGGCCTCGCTCATGGCCCGGGCTCGGATGAACTCGTCGGAGGCCTCGCGGATGGACTGGTACAGGTAGCGCTCGGCTTCTTCGAAGTTGCCGATGCGACGCAGGGCTGTACCAAAGCGAGCCCGTACCCGGGCTATCTCCTCGGGGGGCGCCCCCGAGGCTTCCAGGGCTTGCAGACCCTGGCGCATCTGGGCCTCGGCCTCGTAGACCCGCCCGGTGCGCAGGAGCAGGTCGCCCGACTGATAGCGGGCCCGCCCGACTAAGAGGGGGTCGTGCGAGACCTGTCGCAGGGCTTCCAGGGCTTCCTCGAAACGGCCCGCGTCCTTGGCTACCAGGCCCTG containing:
- a CDS encoding alpha/beta fold hydrolase is translated as MSVPVVLLHAFPYSPAMWAGQLEAVKGHPVLSPDILGFESLESAAAHVLVEMDNLGWQKAVFVGLSMGGYVIFRLWNLEPERFAGMVLADTRATPDTPEAARSRLEQAERIRLEGMQFFPEATLKGHLGVTTHACRPELVARVRQAQLEADPSRVARSLEALAARPDSVPLLSSISVPALVLVGEEDTLTPPADARQMAAQIPDSRMLILPEAGHLSNLENPKAFNTALRGFLAELY